TCCTCATTtgaaaggggctagagaattCATAAGGAATACGGTGTGTCTTCAGGTCTCATCCTGTGTTTTCCACCAGCCAGTTGCTAGTGGGTCAGACTAGCAGGTGCTTGCTTTTCAGGGAGGGCTGAAAAGAACTTAAGGTGCTCAGGTTTCTCAGATGTTCTGCCTTGGATTCTTGTCCCATGTTGATGATGCTAAGAATGTAGATGATTATGTGCTACTAGGCTGGAATAACGGGggttgcatgaaaaatgccatgTGCTCTATTTGTAATGATTTTGACAAGGGAGTCTGTTCTTCCTTCCCATTGTAGCTGAGTATTGAGCAAGCCCAGGCAGTAGCAGAGCAAGTTGAGATGAAGGCAAAGATGGTACAATCTGAAGTGAAGGCCGTGACCTCTAGACACAAGAAGGCTCTGGAAGAAAGGGAGTGTGAGCTGCTGTGGAaggtaattaaaaacaacaacaaccacggAGCGTATCTGATGAGGACAATTGCTGTACCAAATACTGACTAACTACATTGCCCACATGGCATGCAGTCTCCTGGTTCCCAGCCACAGCCTTTTGCTTCAGCAGGAGCAAAAATGAGAGGTGGGAAGCAACATCCCAATGTCCCTTCTAGTTGTACCTACAATTGATATcccaacactctaggaatttcccagatctCTTAGATGTTTACCATACAGGTTGGGGAAATTCCCATTGGAAGAAAGaggctggctggcaaccctaacccaagGCGGTGTCTGTACTATGGAGTAGTGGCTTATCTGGTCCAGCAGGGCAAGGCTACCCACTGGGGTATCGCTTAGAGTTGCCCGTATGTAAATTGCATGCAATACAAATATGGTAATTCTCTGTTGAATAGAAGTGCCTTTGTCTGAGATTTTAAATCTGAAAATAGATGGGATTAATTAGAAAGTCACAGAGCTGTGAGCAGTTGGATAAAATAAGAATTATTTAAATGGGAAGTCCTTCAGGTTTTCTAACACATTCTGAGACCTAAGAATCATGAATTCTTGCTACAGGCAAAGTGATGGTATTCCTTGCAGATTGTGAACAACATAATTAACTTACCTAGGCCTCTGGCATGACTAGGAGATGGAATTCCCATGTTCGTATGTTCAGGCCTGATTATTATGGCCTATGAAGGCAGAGGCAAACTTTTCTGAATGTACCTCCCTTCAGGGagactttctcctttccctgaaGTACATTCTGAGGGCTGGGTCTTTACAGTAGGATCAAGGCTGACAACTGGAATCTAGTTTAGCCATAGAGATGAACTAAATCCCAGTTGAAAGACTGAAAGCTGGTCTAGGTCTTAATGCTATGAGGCTTTGCGGGATGATATTCACTCACTCACCCACTATCAGCCCAACCCCTCACACAAAATTGTAATGATAAATTGGAGAAATACCACACATACTGCTTGGACTTGGAGGCAGGGAGGAGTAAAAATGTCATAGATCATATGTGGTCATTAAAAATCCAGTTTTATAGCTCCTTATGCCACTTCATGAAAGATTATGCAGCTAATGTTTGGCCTAAGATAAGTAAGCCTACTGGATTTAAAATTAACCATACAGAACTCGTCTGGTCCTTCCCCCCACCTTCTCTTTCAAGCACCTGCACCATTGCATCTGCAATAAGTTGCGCCATCAGTGAGATTAGTaaaaaaacagtatttttctAAACATTTTAGTTCAAGAACATTTTTACAGAAAAATCACACAACTCCCCCAGCACGCAATCTGTCCCTCCTTTATGTCCTCAGAGCAAAAGAGGCAATTGAGTTGCATTAGCAAAGGTATCGGAGTTCATCTTTGTCAAACTACAAGCAAAATAATGCTTCTGCCGTATTCGTGATTTACAGTTTGTAGCTTAAACATGTGTGTGTTTCAATCTTCATTTTAGGTGGAAAAAATCCGCCAAGTGAAAGCCAAGTCTCTCTACCTGCAAGTAGAAAAGCTACGTCAAAACTTGAATAAGTTGGACAACACCATCAGTGCAGTTCAGCAGGTTCTAGAGGAAGGCCGGAACATGGATATCCTCTTGGCTCGAGACCGCATGCTCGCTCAGGTACAAGAGCTGAAGAACGTCAGAGGTTTCTTGCAACCTCAAGAGGATGACAGGGTCATGTTCACTCCTCCGGATCAAGCGCTGTATATGGCCATCAAATCTATGGGGTTTGTCAGCAGTGGGGCCTTCGCTCCTCTGACCAAAGCCACTGGGGAAGGTCTCAAACGTGCACTGCAAGGCAAAGTGGCCTCTTTCACAGTGATTGGTTATGACCACGATGGGGAACCTCGCCTCTCGGGGGGAGACATGATCTCGGCTGTGGTAATGGGGCCTGATGGAAATCTTTTTGGAGCAGACATTGGTGACCAGCAGAATGGAACCTATCTGGTCAACTACAGGCCTCAGCTGGAAGGGGAGCACCTAATATCTGTCATGATGTGCAACCAGCATATAGAAAATAGCCCGTTCAAAGTCATGGTCAAATCTGGGCGCAGTTACGTTGGCATTGGACTGCCAGGGCTTTGCTTTGGTAGTGAGGGAGACAGTGATGGGAAGCTGTGCCGCCCTTGGGGGGTTAGTGTAGATAAGGAAGGATATATCATTGTTGCTGATCGCAGCAACAACCGCATACAGGTCTTTAAGCCCTGTGGTGCTTTCCACCACAAGTTCGGCACCTTGGGCTCAAGGCCTGGCCAGTTTGATCGGCCTGCCGGCGTCGCCTGTGACTCTTCCCGGAGGATTGTTGTGGCAGACAAAGACAATCATCGCATCCAGATCTTCACTTTTGATGGCCAATTCATTCTGAAGTTCGGGGAGAAAGGAACCAAGAACGGTCAGTTTAACTATCCCTGGGATGTCGCGGTAAACTCAGAAGGCAAAATCCTGGTGTCTGACACAAGGAATCATCGGATTCAGTTGTTCGGGCCTGACGGAGTGTTTCTGAATAAATACGGTTTTGAAGGGGCACTCTGGAAGCACTTTGATTCCCCGAGGGGTGTAACGTTCAATCACGAAGGCCATCTAGTAGTGACGGATTTCAACAATCATCGTCTCTTGGTCATACATCCTGACTGTCAGTCAGCGCGCTTCCTTGGGTCTGAAGGCACAAGTAATGGCCAGTTTCTGCGCCCACAAGGTGTGGCAGTAGATCAGGAAGGTCGTATCATTGTGGCAGATTCTAGGAACCATCGTGTGCAGATATTTGAGCCGAATGGTAGTTTTTTATGCAAATTTGGCACTCAGGGAAGTGGCTTTGGTCAGATGGACCGTCCTTCAGGTATTGCAGTCACCCCAGATGGCATGGTTGTTGTGGTTGACTTTGGAAACAATCGGATTCTCATCTTCTAATCTGTGTTTATCTGTACTAGGAAGAAACTGACTCAGGGAAAATCCTTTTAAGAGAACACAAAATTACAGCGCTAGTTCAAACCTACCTCATCTTTAATTTTTTATAGATGAATGTACTTCCCCCTTTTTATCTGCAGGGAGTGAGCCTGTGATGTTATAAACTTTCTTATCTACCTCATTATCTTTGTGTTGTTACCTCCACAGTATACACAGTACAGTATAAAATGACCCTCTTTTTTCCCTGGATGGGACATCATGCACAAACATGTTTTCTGTGCACATTTAGGTGGTTTGTGTGGTAAATTCTGTAGACTCTGCCAGAAGAGCATGCGCTCATcgttaaaaagaagaagaaaaagtagcTTTAGATTCTTTTAACTTCGTGTTCTGATGATACTGTGGGGGTTTTTGAGGGAGGGGTGCAGGGGGTTGTGTTTTTAGATGCTGCTGCAGCAGAGAACTCTTTCCTTGTTCTCCTTTTTTTATACCTCAGTGCGTTTGACTTGCTGTTCAACCTAGTGTCTCATTTCTAGAAGATGTTGATCTCTTTTGTTTGCAGAAGTGGGATGGGATTCACCAGGAAAAGCATAGGGtcgtctttttttgtttttgttattttgcatgtatatttttgaaaaaaatgcagTAACTCCGCAACACATTAAGAAAATGCACAAATGTTTTAATATGCTAAACTTCTTACTTGCTAGTTTGGGGCCCTAGTTGAAAGGGTTGCATGGTAAGTGTTGCTCATGTGTAAAGGCCCTTGAGGCTGCTGTCTGATTTGGAAGCAGCCTTCCTCCTCCTTGCTGGACAAAATGCTCCCAAAACTTGAGAAATTGAGAAGTGACCTCTGATGCAGTGTGGGGAGCTGCTGCTGATATGATAGGCGAAGGGAGGAAACCCAGAACAATTCTGATGCACAAATGCAAGCCCTGGCTCACGTCAAAGGGAGTTCTTTGGATTGCAGCACTGCTGTCATGATGGTCAAAACTGAATTCTTGTTTTAgaacttctgcccccccccccgcatagcccagttttttttaaaaaaaaagattcccctTTTCTCTTGACGTGTGTATGTATACTGAGCAGGGCTATCTGTTGTATTTGCAATGAATGTTGAGTGGCAGTGAGCCAAACAGCTGAGCATAATGTTCTATTTCTTCTTAGGAGGCAAATTGTTTTTGAGGCTTGCATTGAAGAATTAACTTTGTCTTTTTGTTTTAATGTAGCTTTATCAAGAGAAGTGTGTACTCTTTCAGAGATAAGTAACAGGAAGCACAAATTTGGAAATTCAGGGTGTGTTTCAGAAGTCCCAGATGAAGGAAAATTGATTGTATTAACTCATCTAATTGAGTTGGCTTCCTGCTTCTGTcaatcttttcctcctcctcctcctcctcctcctcctttggatGGATCATCTCTATGTAGGGCCTTCATCTTTCCAAGACATCCTTGTGGCTTTCTCTGGTGGACTGGAGATTGCGTGGAAAGCAATCCACCAAAACTCTACCTCATTGGCTCTAGCACCAAAGAATGTCACATAAAATGAAGTGCAAGCTTCTTGAAACCAAAATAAGTGTTTTTTAATCAGCCACACCATAAAGCACTGAAAAAGTCAAGGATTCTTATACTTCTGCAAGAAGCTTCCCATTTCAAGTTTTATACCAAATTATAGGAATGTGATTCCTTTCATACTGAGTCTTTGATCTCTCTAATAGGCATCTTACCATCTTGCTTTCCTCTATACTTgtttgggagtaagtcccattgatctCTGTAGGAACTTACTCCTGAGAAAATGTGCAGTAGATTGCAACTGTGGTGCTGGGTCCCAAGATACAGTTTCCTTGGGAAGAAATCCTTCCCTGCACTGCCTTCTCTCCTCTAGATCCTAGTTGGGAATTCAGATGTCTGATCTTGGTACTTCTAGTGCAGCAATCAGTTTTCATCCTTGGTGTTGTCCTCTGTTGCCATCTGCATTAAACAGACTTTGCAGCGTTTTCATGTGAAGTCTGAAATATCCGCTAACTAAGTTGGCTAGAGCTAGTATAATCAGGATTTGTTCAAGTTGCACTTTTCATATTTTCCTAGAGACTTTTGTTAAGAAACGGAGTTCTGACATGTAATAAGCCTGTAGCCAATAGCAGAGAAGTTGCAATTCTTTCTCCGACACATTTGGAGGATGTAAGGAGGAGCATATAGGCAAGATTCTGAACGTTCTTTATGCATTTcttctgtgttttaaattgtCTTGGTCGGGACTGTTGCTTCTGCTTAGTTGTCAACTCTTCACACCCAAGTTTTTCAGGGTTCTAGCAGGTTTCATGGTAGGGTTTCTGTGGCAGAAGTTATTTTACAAGCAAAAAACCTCAAACCTAGACAGAGTGTATGTTGGATAACTTTTCTGCACAGCCACTTAGAAGTTGAACCAGTGCACACGTTACAGTAGAGTCTTCTGCtcgttttttttttccttgtgcATGATTACTTGTGGTGGTCGGGCAGATATAGATGAGCATGTTTTGACACCATTAGGATGATTATGTGCGAAGTGGTTTCTCTGATTAGGGAAAAAACAGCGGGTCATACCATAAACTTTCTCCTGATGATGTTGTAGCCCCGCTTAGACATTCTCCAATACAAAAAATACAGTCCTTTGTGAGCCTGTCCCATTGTGCGTGAAAGGATGGGTTTTGTCCCATGCTGGACACTGCTCTGCTTGTTGGAAGTTAACTGCATTTTTATTGTTGGATTTGAGAAAGGCGTAGGGCTTGGATTCCCTGCAGTTCCTCTGTGTCACTGGAGCCAAAAATGTTCCTGCCTTCCTCCCATGCTTAGTATGAAATTATCATGTAACCGTGGAATGCACCCTGTGTCCTTCAGGTTGGAGCATTTACTTGTGACTCAGTAAGGGGGAAATAAGGTTAGACTTTCAGATCTAGCTACCAAAGATAATTGGTTAAAAAGCTTTAATTTTAGAGTTGGCAGGCCCCCTTATGTATATTGTAAAGCAAATGCTTGGCCGCCTCTTCTATTGATGTCACCCTTCTTTTCCGATGGGCTTTTCTTAAAACAGCTACTTCTAGTGTTGTTGTTGAATTAAAATTCCTTTTGTGCCATCTCATCCTTTCATGTAGTGGAAAACCACTGGTTGGTGGAATTCTATTGAGTTTCATGACTTTCTGCCTGTATTTGCTGCACAAGCTTGGGGAAGCCAGAAATCTCTACTTGTTTGGAAGGaatgtggttttgttttgtttgtttcttcttccATAGCCATGCTGTTTACCTCTATCTGCTTTTTTggcacaaattaaaaaaaatctggtaaGTATTTTCGACTTTCATATCATacaccttttattttttaaatactgcTTTTTTGGCTACCCAGAATGAAACCTGTATAGTTACTGCTGTTAAGTAGTGCAAAGCACACTTGATCCCATTTGAAGTCTTAATGTGGCTTTTGACTTGGGAGTGTTTATAAAACTATAAATCTAAGCTGTGTAATAATACAGGGAAAATGTAATGCCAACACAATACATCCCTTAGGGGCTTGGTCTTCATTTGGACtgacaagattcaagtccatctGTTTGCATGTTAATGGGAATAGCGGGTCATTGAGCACAAAACAAAGATACCAAGAAATAAGTAAGCACAGACCTGCAAACAAGCTTCGAACCtgtgcttttttttgtttttaaaaagctgtctaaTGTAGTCTTGTAAGCTAGTAAACCTGATTTAGGAAAGAGGTCACTCTTTACCACTTTCTAAATATGGGGAAACAGTTGTGCACTGAACACTGGCAAATAAATCTGAGCTTGTGTTATAAACTGTCCCGTCTTTGCTCTGCCCCAAAGGTTGTCCATCAAAGTCACATGGTTGTTTCAGTTGTATAAATCCAGTCTTGTTGCTACCAAATAATTTTTTAACCAAAGTTTTcccaatttttatttttgctgagGGCCCAGAAGGAAGCTAAATAGAAGCACCTTTAGGTTATAAACTCACTACCCTGGAGTATAACTTCTTTAGGGAAACCTTCAAGGACATACCGTGGTGGGAACCTGAAATATCCTATAAATCATGCTCCAACATAATCAGATCTGAGAATAAGGAAGGCACTTCCTTTATGCCATTCGGTGGAAATTGAATGAGATTGGTGCAGTTTCTTTTAGTTAGTTAAGCCAAAATTAATTTATTGAAGAAAGGTCTCTGCTTGATTTAGCCATCTCTCTGATTTCTTTTGAAGATCAAAAGATTTCCTATGTTCAGTTCTGGTTTAAATTAAGAAGTGCCaaagcatttttgtttgttttgttttttaagtgagTGTATCCAAATAGTGCCAAAAGGTAATAGggtatttgttttttgtttttttaagtttagaGACACAGAATTTGGAGCTGTGTTTAAAAGTAAAACACTGGTACTTATATGTTAGACAAACACTGTTTCTGATCCTTGAGCCCTTGGGAAACCAGCAGAACCCCGTTTGCTGTGGTACAGGATGCTTGAACAAAGTATATGTAAAGTTCTACCTCACTTGGGAGAAGAAGCAAAACATCTACCTCAAACTTAGCATTAACGTTATAGAAGAAAGTGGTTTTCCAACATGAGGAGAAAAGGGATCGACTATCGGTAGCATAATGTTTTTTCCCAATAGATACACCATTTAAATATGTTTAAACATGGTAACAACATGTGGCTGCTTTTCCCTAGAAATATTTGGCTGGCCATAGTAAaagtgtaaataagaaaaaaaatttaGAAATCTCAGGCTAATTTACTGATAATCCTTCATGAACTTACATACTCTGGGAATTATATAATTTTCatctctttcagtattatgatGTATTGGCTGTCACGGTGAACATACTCTTAGTAGGTGCAGAATTCTTACGACCACAGGTCTCTTCTCTTCAAGAGAAAAATAGCTGTTTGTTCATATATACATAcagagttttttaaaatcaggtgggtgcAGGAGGACTCAATATGCCTGGGTCAGAACTCTCCTTTACAAGTGAGACTTCATCAAATGATGCAATattctccaatttttttttgaGACTGAACACTGATGTAGAATGGGCTGTTTAAGAGACTTCCATCTACTGCTTCACCTTTTGCAGGATAGCATGAAAAGCAGTATACTTGCATTATTGGAGGTGGAGAGTCTCAAATCTTTATCTTCTACTCTTCCTCAGTCTTACTTTCAAGTGACAAGTTGGAGAAGATGAGTACAGAAAACCACTCATGATTATTGTGTGTTGAGTTTGGCAGGCATTAATAGTGGCAGATGTACCTGTCTTGTGTATATATAAAGTGATCTTACGGGTTAACAAGCCAAAGATTGGCTGTcattggtgcccccccccaaacattgtTAAAGCAGTCCATTGTTCTtcaggaagaatttttttaaagctttgtgTACCTGTATGGTCTTAGACCTCTTCCATGATTGTATCAATTTACAAACTCAGGttgcctttttattttgtttttgaagcTCCTTTGGTCAGAGCTTTGGTAACTGAATGTTAATTGTATGTAGTAGAATAGATGCTTTCTATAAGCTAAGCAAACCAGTAAATTCCTTGGTAGCGTTCTAGAATACTTCGCAGTCTATGTAGTTTTCTTTTCCATGGAGAGATCTTGTTTTTAGCCCCCTCCCCTTAAGACAAATTTTTAAACAATAGTTAATGTAATGTGTGCTTCATCTCCCAGACTGTTTGGGGTGATTTTTCTTACTGTAAGTGATATTTCTTGAGTTGTGCCTCACCTGTTGTATCTGCTTAGGATGATTCTGTACTTTTTAAAGTACCAGTAGTTCaacatgccttttaaaaaaagcatttccAATATTTTTCTGTGCCTCAACACTAAGTGGATGGTCTAAGACCAAAAGAAAATAAGTTCAAAAATCAGTGTGGGAAAAATAAACCCTGCAGACTAACATAAATGTATGCATGCACATCCTCAAACTGGTGGTTATATCCAAATTATTTAAACAAGAAATGTTTTTgcgcttttaaaaaatacttaaacATACTATTTGAGGCGTTTTCAGGACTGTGTCTGAAAGGCCTTCTCGGTTTTAAATTTTCTGCTCTAATACTGCActcaacttgtgtgtgtgtgcgcgtgtgtgtgtggtatCCATTAAGAAAAAGCAGTGCTTCAACTCTGGCAAGAAATTTGGGTATTTTGATGTGTTAACCAAGAACGTTTTCCTCTCTTCAATTTGACGCctcttaactttttaaaaagctgttgttCTGAACTCTTTAATTGTTGCAGACAGCAGAGTAAAGCAGGACAGGTGAGGCACAAACTTTGTTTAAACAGGCTAAAAATGTTAGACCTTTGTGTGTTCAATGGAGGCTTCTGAATGTATCTTTGCGGTCCATGGAGAAGGCTGAAGGAGGTAGCAAGGAGACGATGTATCAGCTACTGGCAGCCTTAAAACAAAGTCATTGTCTCTCTGgactttaaaatgtttctatgcagtttattttttatttttgtttaatcaAATAAATGTGAGTTTCACTTCAACTGTAGCCTGGCTCTTCTCTGTAAAAAGCAGCTCCTCTCTTAGCGAAACAGCGATGATGGGAaaggtaggcagcttggcggaatgttggacaagcgacagttgaaaagtccattggacagcagtcagcgaagctgcgagaccaggatgcctacatttcccatcaaaacttgagggaagcagacaagtgtccaatctgtgccttttgtcacttgtggttctgctcacagttgAAGTTGGaggtggggaggatgggggggggggtaccagtagaaggaaaaagagaaaatagtgcAGGGAGGAGGATACATGGCAAGTGGGGTCCATGCGCCCCCTTCAAAGTTTTTGCAGGTTCCCCCTGACCCAACAGCCAGCACCACGGCTGGTCCTGCAGTTCTTtcagggagaagggaaagggaaaactAAAGGAGTTTTGTTCCTCAGTGTCTAAGCTCAGGGTTAGTTAAGAGGGACTGGTAGTGGCAATACCCTGGGAGCAGAGTGTTTTGTTCTTGACTTCCCTCCTGGGTTCCTTGAGGGATCCTGTGCAGGATCCACGTGTGCAGAAAAGTGATGCTACAGTAGCATTGCTCCAAGCTATGCCGAGCTAGCTTTGTGGCAGCACGTAGAGaaacagaaggaaggaaaagtaAGGGCAATGTTCTCAACGTCCAACCCACTGCTTACACAAGACAGTCTCTTTGACAGTTAGCCAATGGGAGGATGGAACTGATAGCATAAATGGTATTGTACATTAACTAAACCGTTGCTATTTGCAATCTTTTTATTACTCTGTAGGAACAGTGGTATAGAAACTAGTATCCACAATGTCCTTCAAACAGGTCTTAAAAAAACACGAGTGCAATAGAATCCGAATTCATTTTTGCCTAGGAAACCTGTGCTCTTGTCATACTTTAGGGATCATAGCCAGGTGCTGAACTTTCAGTTGCAAGCATGAAGAGGTTAGCTTAAAGGAGCGAGTTACAGAAAAGAGAGCTATGAATGGATTTACAAGAAACGAATAGTTCCACTAAAATACTGGGAATACTACACTAAGGGTTAAAAGAAATCTTCAGTCTTTTAAAGTagttttcttttaattaaaaaaacaagtaCGCTTCAGTACATTGTATGTGCAGGTACCAGAatcatagttaaaaaaaaaaattaaacaaaattccAAATGGTCCTTCAGATGGACCACGGTGCCATAGAGCTTCACTTCCTCTGAACAGCAGTGAATGCCGGCATCTGAATAGGCTGGACCAGGTGGGCAGGCTGAAATACAGGTTTCTTCCGCATTTCGGACAGCATTTTCACTGAAGGGAGAAGCTGGTTTCTTTTGATGATCTGTAGTGCCAGCTGAGTATTGCCTACAAAACAAGTTCAGATTTGATAGCTTGTGACAAGCTCATACCACATTCGCGCATTACAGAAAGCTTTAAAGCACGGTTTACTGCTACTGGAAGCTACCTTTA
Above is a window of Eublepharis macularius isolate TG4126 chromosome 11, MPM_Emac_v1.0, whole genome shotgun sequence DNA encoding:
- the TRIM71 gene encoding E3 ubiquitin-protein ligase TRIM71, with the protein product MASFPESDFQICPLCKEMCGSPAPISSNSSTSSSSSQTSNSSGGGGGSSSSSSSSCAPSRRLHVLPCLHAFCRQCLEAQRHPSAGDSLKLRCPVCDQKVVISEPSGMDALPSSNFLLSNLLDVVVVAAAAEDQKNNGRPGGPGGGGGGPGGSGGGGSNSSTNNRHHHPRQQQAQQQHRASTGGSSPGSAAGSASSGGGGGGSSLLLRRPHSRQGEPRCSSCDEGNAVSSRCLDCQEHLCDNCVRAHQRVRLTKDHFIERFGPGPPGPAAAAAQLALGQPYSAAPYNILSVFPDRVNYCQHHEDEVLHFYCDTCSVPICRECTMGRHVGHSFIYLQDALQDSRTLTIQLLADAQQGRQAIQLSIEQAQAVAEQVEMKAKMVQSEVKAVTSRHKKALEERECELLWKVEKIRQVKAKSLYLQVEKLRQNLNKLDNTISAVQQVLEEGRNMDILLARDRMLAQVQELKNVRGFLQPQEDDRVMFTPPDQALYMAIKSMGFVSSGAFAPLTKATGEGLKRALQGKVASFTVIGYDHDGEPRLSGGDMISAVVMGPDGNLFGADIGDQQNGTYLVNYRPQLEGEHLISVMMCNQHIENSPFKVMVKSGRSYVGIGLPGLCFGSEGDSDGKLCRPWGVSVDKEGYIIVADRSNNRIQVFKPCGAFHHKFGTLGSRPGQFDRPAGVACDSSRRIVVADKDNHRIQIFTFDGQFILKFGEKGTKNGQFNYPWDVAVNSEGKILVSDTRNHRIQLFGPDGVFLNKYGFEGALWKHFDSPRGVTFNHEGHLVVTDFNNHRLLVIHPDCQSARFLGSEGTSNGQFLRPQGVAVDQEGRIIVADSRNHRVQIFEPNGSFLCKFGTQGSGFGQMDRPSGIAVTPDGMVVVVDFGNNRILIF